The Opitutaceae bacterium nucleotide sequence CGTCGTCCTCGAATTCGCCAATGACAAACGGTTCCTTCCGACCTACGGGGTCTGGTGTGAGTTGTCCTCCATGCTGACGGGAGCGCGTGATCGGCTCGTCCTGGCCGATCGGCTCGATTCCGGCCGGATGTCGAGTCTGGAATGGCAGTTTCGTCCGCAACTCCGCGGTCTGGACCGCCTGCGGGTCCAATCGGTCGGCTCCCAGTTTCCCTTCGGTTTTCTGATCAAGAGCATCCCCGGTGAGCTCATGCGGGAAGTCAGGGTCTGGCCGGGCCGGATCGACTACGTGGTGAAACCCGATACCCCGGCCGCGGTCTATTTTCAGGGAGAAACCATCCGCCGGCCGGGCTGGGGCAGTGAGTTCGTCAATGTGCGCAAGTACCAGCACGGCGACGCGCACCGCCAGGTTCACTGGAAGGCAAGCGCCCGGATGCGTCATCTGATGGTCCGCCAGACAGTGGCGGACAATGACGCCGGATTCATTCTCCAGGTCGACACACCGAACGCCCGGTGGAGTCGTTCCGACCAATTCGAACTCCTCTGCAGCCTGGCCGGAAGCCTGGCTGAGGATCTCTTTCGGGAGAACCGCCTCGTGGCCACCGTCGTCAACGGTGGCGAGGTCATCCGGACCCAGCGGTTGTCGGATCTGGAGCGGTTTCTCGACCAGTTGGCCGTTCTCGAACCGGTCGCCCGCCTGGTCGACGGGGTCGAGGACCGCGGCCGCAATCTCATCACCTTCGAACCCACCTCCCCCCACGGTGTCCATGCGCTTGTCTCAGGACAGATCTTCGCGACAGCTTG carries:
- a CDS encoding DUF58 domain-containing protein → MADSPSWMDEKRWSGPGARRPGRGLRDGLRFLKHLFVPPSGNRVVPTKSGIVLIVVSLGVGTAAYNTSSNILFITLSLLLSCLILSGILSWMNFQGNRWRLTFQPPFRVGQDATVVLEFANDKRFLPTYGVWCELSSMLTGARDRLVLADRLDSGRMSSLEWQFRPQLRGLDRLRVQSVGSQFPFGFLIKSIPGELMREVRVWPGRIDYVVKPDTPAAVYFQGETIRRPGWGSEFVNVRKYQHGDAHRQVHWKASARMRHLMVRQTVADNDAGFILQVDTPNARWSRSDQFELLCSLAGSLAEDLFRENRLVATVVNGGEVIRTQRLSDLERFLDQLAVLEPVARLVDGVEDRGRNLITFEPTSPHGVHALVSGQIFATA